In Flavobacterium praedii, the DNA window CAATTTAATGCTTTACAAATTGCCTCAAGAGTACTAAAACGAATGGCTTTTGCTTTTCCAGTTTTTAAAATGGAAAGATTAGACAGAGTCACCTCCACTTTTTCGGAAAGTTCGTTTAGTGAAATTTTACGTTTGGCCATCATAACATCTAAATTAACTACTATTGCCATAACTTAAATGGTTAATTCGTTTTCAGCTTGTATTTCTGCTCCTCTTTTAAAGACTTGTGCAATAACCAAAAGT includes these proteins:
- a CDS encoding helix-turn-helix domain-containing protein, with product MAIVVNLDVMMAKRKISLNELSEKVEVTLSNLSILKTGKAKAIRFSTLEAICKALNCQPGDILEYIE